One Oncorhynchus keta strain PuntledgeMale-10-30-2019 chromosome 34, Oket_V2, whole genome shotgun sequence genomic window, AAGGTTGTGGTGACAGAGTGGTATCATTCTCAGAGATGTCTTTTGTGACAGGAGATAGCTCGTAGGATAGGGAGGACAGCTAACTGTACACAATATATTATGAAATTCAGTTGAAAGTTAAGCATACCCAGATCATGGTGAGAGTTGCAGAGATAGTGTTGGCATTTCAGACACTATTGTCAACTTTCAAAAAACCTGTGTCTCAGAGTTTTGTTAGGTTGAATATTCTTCCAACGTCATTCATCTCTATCCCATTTTATAACAGCCAGAGAACACTTGACAAATTCCATGCAGTAGTTATTCTCACGGCAGTCACTGTAGGGGCAGTAATTAAAGGGGGCTAAAGTAACAGCATGGAATTGGACTACAGTGCAAATTAGTGAATTTGAGGTATGCATAGTGCAGTGTCAGTAATAGCAGGGGTTACTTTAGTAGAATTGTTGGGATATAATTTTATGAGGACTCATGCCACATGGCTTGGTAGCTGGTACCTGGGAGACCGATGAGGTTATCGGGGGGTTATTCACGTCACAAATTAGTGATCTTGCCATAAGGGGAGAGTTGTCAGGAAATGACCCGTGCGTTGCAGTGTGTATATTCCCAGGTGAAAGCGGCACATGAGGAGCAGGAGATAACCAAGGGTACGGACTGAGTTCTGGAGATTGAGTGTACATCAAGATACACCAGGCGGGACAGCGTTGGTCTGGTCCACACACAGTACTCCTTTCAGCACCTGCAGCAGTAAAGATCGTCATGTCTCTTCTCGGTGAGTTCACACTTCTCACGTTAAATGAGATCCAGCTGCATAATGGGTGAGCGTGAAGACGCCTTGATAGAGGAAGCGAagctaatgagagagagaaagactagatTTTACTGTAGACatacagatgggttgggtctgggagctACTTTAACCACCATAGTTAGGTTGGGTTAGTTGCTTTATTGGTTAATGCATCATATAAAAGGATAGATGTTGGGGTAATTgtcagaggtgtggactcgagtcacatgagtgggactcgagtcagactcgagtcacaaatatgatgacttgcaactcgactttgactttaacaccaatgactcgtgacttgacttggacttgagccGTATGACTCGACCTGATACCCTCCCAAAGCCCAAATATTAAAAATTATACTATTAAAAAAGATTGTcagcgcatcaactcttcatttaacggattacagttagAATCGGAcaacagccaatcaaattgtgccagctgagaaaaggttgtgcgtggcagtgcagaggaacgtcggagggtgaattcagatggagcctTTGGAAAGATAATACCCAAAATtatttttggggatataaagacgacgctgtatcaacaaaaaatTGATTTTAATTAGCAAAATATGCAGGAAGAAAATTACAGATGGAGGCGCAACAATTTCcaactttgttcgacatttgaagTTGCACAAAGAATGGTATgtcgtggctaatatagccgacagctatatattttattactttactagTATCATGTAGGCTAATGTAATGTTATATCAATGAGCCTctacacagtcagtcagtgtgggaacgtgatcattgcacccaagatgGAGCTACAACTGGTtaggcagttggtagcctaaatcctgcctgatgttactgctgttcctaaaaccattgacatacgttagcctactgtaaccacagagtgagagagagagagagagagagagagagagagagagagagagagagagagagagagagagagagagagagagagagagagagagagagagagagagagagagagagagagagagatgtcaagagagagagagagggagagtgtttgtgtgagttaaggttgggcgattgtgtacaagcctacatcgTGCACGATCGCGCCCCATAGCGATCCTCGATAGTCGATCACTACTGGGGGTCTTTTCACGGCTACCCatatatttccatggaaatataaaGTTTAATAggaaagtaataaatatatagaTGACTTGACTTGATACTTGAcggtcttgacttgagacttgactcggacttgcctgtcttgacttgggacttgactcgcacttgcctgtcttgacttgagacttgactcggaCTTGCCTGGGGGTCATTTATAacaaagggttaaatatcagtgcttgtgtgaatgTCTTTTGTCTGTACAGCTGTTTGACCCTTTGGGATGAATAAACTTTCATAGTGGCCGTCGAGTTCTTCTTACTCTGATAATTAGAACCTAACACCATGTTACCTGATGTGATGGATGAATCAATGCCGCTCGTTTGATGGTTGAGGCAGAATACCACAAGATTTGTCTGTCTAACATCTTATTCCAACCAACcagcccctcctcccccatccaccCCAGTAACCGTATTAATCCTCAACCCAACATGATGACATGTCATGGTTTTTCCTACTCATGTAACCTGGCTTACACGTTCTCCTCATGGTGACCTCTATAAAGACCTGTTGACCTGGTATCAATGCACCAGGATTGGGAACCTTGTAAAAAACACAAAATCACTCAACCACCCTTTCACCAAACTTAATCAGTGTTTCATCTAGAAATACATGTTTCACATTGCAATACATGTTCATATAAAGTAATTGCCTTTTACAATGAAATGCTCACATTACTTCTGATATGATTCCCTGCTAATGTGTTGAAATACATTTATTACTTCATCCGACCGCTGTTAATTGATAATCCCTTAACCGTTTGGTAAACCTATAGATTTTATATTGGTTGGTCGACTGCAGATTTAACAAGTACAATGAAAATGTATGTTTGTTAATTAAGTAGAAACATGTGAAGTATGATATATACTGTGCTGCACGATTACCACTATTCTGATATTACTTCACAGTAAATGTAAAGAATCAGACAATGACAAGATcagagatgtactgtatgtaatgcATCCCCTATACTGTGAACATATGTCCAAAATGATGTTCCTGGGGGTATTTTTCTCTACTAAAATTGCATTggccaatacagtactgtaatataTGTCATTTACGAAGCAGGTATTTTTGTCCACACATTTTTGCATGTGACCCCAGTGGGAATCAAACCAACCACCCTGGTGTTGCTAGTGCCATGCTCTTAATACTgtaactgagccacacaggaccactgCAATACATACGTACAATACaatactgtaaaatacaatacatGATTACAGTACAAGTGGAAGGATGACTGTCATCCCCATGAGCATGCTACCCTCCGCCAGGCCATGGACGAAGCATGCAATCACATCAGAGTGCAacgctgttatcaaggcaaagggtggctgctttgaagaatctcaaatataacatgtattttgagttgtttaacacttttttggttactacatgattccatatgtgttatttcatagtgttgatgtcttcactattattctacaatgtagaaaatagtaaatataaagaaaatcccttgaatgagtaggtatgtccaaaccttcgactggtactgtaggtcaaGCTTGGATTCACcatgccccccccaaaaaatccacAGGTGCATGAACAATGAGGACATTTACTGTGATGTCGATGAGAACCTACAGACAAATGCTCTACTGGCTTGATGCAAACTAGTGCCTGCTAAGCGTTATGTTTCTTTCATTCATTGGATTTCTTTCATTTGATTACAGCACACCTATATTGTAATGACATCTGAACAATATATTTTTTGCATCAATGATTGTGAAAGATGTCTTCAATTCTCGCACACCTTTGATCACACATAGGATAGAAATGATGGGAATTCGATGTTCCATTTTTGGTTGATATTGCCTAATGTGAAAACTGTGTAATATTCTGTaatgtacagtactgtagcataTTGCATTCAAAGGAACATTTTTAAACATGTACAGTCTCTTGCATTTTTTTGCTATTGGATAAACTGGTTGTTAAAATAACTACATTGAGAAGATATCATCATTATCATTCCTAAGAGTTTATACGCCGCGCACCAAAGCGACTGACAAAAACAGTATTATACATTGTCTGAGGTTGAGACTGATAGGCTGTGGAGCTTTGGCCAGTGTTGACCATACTCACATGATGCCTAACATTTGGAAATATAATTAGGTCAAGACGATAAAATAGAATATGGAAATaaaatttgtgtgtgtgtgtgtgtgtttgattgcgTGATTGATTGTGCACGTGTGGGTCGCGTGACTACCACACTACAACCGGATGGTTGAAATCGATCTGGCAAAACAATGGCCGTATCCTCATAAACATCTCTGTAAAGCATCCAGGAACACGTGTTGCTTTCTATTCTCTagtctaaatctctctctctctctctctctctctctctctctctctctctctctctctctctctctctctctctctctctgtgtttgtgatGGGGAACTGTTTTCCATCCTCCATCTCATCAGGCTAGCTCATACTTTCTAAACACATTGTCAAGGGTGTAGATATCTGTTATTGTAATATAGATGGGTTTTATTGGGTTCAATGTTTATCTCTGATATGTTAGTGAATTTGATTTCTTCCATCTGGATGCCTTGCCTATGATGTTAGGGCGTGATGGCTGTGTgtgccagagtgtgtgtgtgtttgtgtgtgtgtgtgtgtgtgtgtacgttcaTTCCATCTCTCACCTGCAGAAGACCCCCATGCCATCCAGTAGGTAGCACTGGCCTCCGTTGAAGCAGTAGCTGGGCAGTGTGTCGCAGGGGGAGCGGCAGGTTCCATTCTGCTTCACGTAGCCCTGGCGGCAGCCACCGGCTCCGTCTGAGCCATCCACGGGTAACGCTGGAGGGGCTGCCGCAGGGCCctctggagcagcagcagcacctCCACTGGGCAGCCTCTTGTCTGGGGTGAAGGAGCCGGAACCTGGGGGAGCCCTGGGCCTGGAGCGCGATGGAGGCCCGGCAGTTAGCCTCAAGTCGTCATCCCCATCCAAGGTATCAGTAGTGGTGCTGTAGGAGTACTCATCAGGGGTGGGCGACGCACCGTCTTCGTACGGCGTGAGGTAGTCGTAGTTGTCTGGCATGGCCCAGGAAGTGGGGTCGCCACCCTGGAGCTCGTGGGccaaagaggagggagagggcggGGCTAGGTCCAGGCCGCGGCCGCGAGAGGCGGGGTCGAAGAAGTCCACCGTGAGGACGTCTGGGCGGGAGGGGTTAGCAGCAGCGGGTGGAGGGGCAGTGGTGGTGGCCAGATTGGCTACTCCTTCTTGGAAGTGGTTGTCCAGGTCGAAGACGTTGTCTCTGGCGTTCAGCCACGGTGGGTCGGTGtgctcctcttcatcctcttcctcctccgtgCCACGGGGGTTGCTAGGCAGCAGGAGCTCTGTCTCTGCTGAGTCAGGGCTGATCCTGGGCGGGgccaccacctcctcctcggCTGGCAACACCCCTTCTCCCAGCATGCCGCTGCCTTGCTCCTCCTCGGAGCGGGGCATGTGGCCGGGCCTCTGGGTCACTGTGAAGATGGGGCTGACTGAGCTGCTGATCCAGGTCACCTTGGTAACGACATCATTCACTTTGGCCGCTTCTTCGACCTTACTGGGCAGGGATGTCACATTGGCTGTGGTGTCCAACTCAGTGACATTGGCCCCCAGAGTGTTCCCTGCAAACATACAAGAAAACAATGCTGTCAGGGCCATGAGTGAATATCCTTTAATCAATCTGTCCACTTAATGTCATTCATAATAAAAAACACGGACACAAGAACTAGACCTAATATAAGCGGCAGAGACACAGATGTAGGATCTCAATTGGAGCCAGTTTCCTACGGCATGAAAATAATCCGGCagcaacaagaaatgtgaattattatgtgcaTTAGAATGAATCAACTTTTTTTGTAggagttgatacatttttcattagggcaagtcaagtctgacattttttaAGTGTAAATTACAAACCTTAGAATCCTTTTTAAATCTCAGATACACTAcatgtttgcatttcctgctgtgcaggaaaattctcagcaacaaaagagtgatcaaatgaacatcctacatctgtagtaaACAAACACCAACCGAACAAACTATGAGATGAACAGTGACTTTCTTGCATTGAGGCTTCAGCCAAAAATCCACACACGAGTTGTGTCAGCCATTGAATGACTGAACATATCGTGACTCAAGTCCCTAGTCATTGGGCGGTGTCTGTCTCCCAAACTGGCTCAACAGTCCAGCATTACCCTGAAGCTAAAATGCAAAACAAATTAAACCAAGATGGACTGGCCATATACTTAACCACTGGTAAATGACTTCAGCCAAGTGTAGCTCCTTATTCCTCTCCTAAAGCAGCTTTGGCAAACCCCATGGATTATGTGTAATAATTGACTAATGTACTTGAATGGCAAGGAGCTGGGATTAGGGATTATGGTTCGGGGTTTAGGGTCTCCGGGGCTCCCTGTGGGAGGTGGAGTGATCTGGAGGGGAGACGGTCATATGGCATCTTCAGCCTGCAGTCTCACAGAGAGCAGCGCTGAGAGAAACACAGTGAGACACATTACTTTAACCAGACAAACATGTAGTTCACGGAAAAAGTGTtggactttttgttttctttcacAGAAATGCCATCATCATATTTAATAAGCCATTTGTGACGTGATGTCTCGGTTTCAGCGTGAAAACAAAGAAGAAGAACCTTCACACGAACCATTATCTCATATGAAACAATAGAACTATTTCTTCATTAAACGTGTTGCGTGACAACCAAAGAACTCACAAAGCTTCAACAAAACCAGTTGCTGTTGTACTAGAATTATTTCTAGGAAATATACAGTGGGCCTATAGAGTAATACATTACTAAGCAGATAAAGGTTGTTAATGGGTGCCGTCACGTTAGTATTATGGTAGCAGCCAGGTGGAATCCTGGGCTTTTTACTGCTGTAGTCAGAGAAACAGAGGCTTTCAAAAAGAGGATGAATTTTGAGTTAATCCATCCACCAGATAGACTCGCGCTGCTGTTAAAGACATCATCTGACATTCTGAGCAGCGCCGCTTTGGCCAAAACCACTATGGCATGCCACGCTTACACACATATCCAGGGAATATACTTAAAGGAatataatgcacacacacacacacacacacacacagtcattccCTCATGAAGTGATCAACTctacagagaacagaacaggctAACTCTGTGTGAGTAGTCCCCAGGGGAGCAGGCTACTCAACAGACAGCTCCCTCTGACGGTAAAGAGACACTTTAGTCACACTTCTGTATTTGTTCAGCTCTAACAATTACTCAGTCAGTTTGTGTATTTTATAGTTGTACGTCTGgaaaacaaacagagacagaaagtAACGTTCCGAAGACAAGGTCTGTCTCATTGTTTCTGGCAAAAATGGCCAAACAGTAGCATGAGTCTATGTTTCCTGTTGTTTTCACAATCAACAActaaacgtccccttttcaggaccctgtctttcaaagactaAAAATCCAAATggcttcacagatcttcattgtaaagggtttaaacactgtttcccttgcttgttcaatgaaccataaataattaatgaacatgcacctgtggaacggtcattaggACACTAACAGCTtccagacggtaggcaattaaggtcacagttattaaAACTtcggacactaaagaggcctttctgctgacagaaaaacaccaaaagaaagatgcccagggtccctgctcatctgcgtgaacgtgccttaggcatgctgcaaggaggcatgaagaatgcagatgtggccagggcaataaattgcaatgtctgtactgtgagacgcctaagacagcgctacagggagacaagacggacagctgatcgtcctcgcagtggcagaccacgtgtaacaacacctgcacaggatcggtacatccgaacatcacacctgcagggcaggtacaagatggcaacaacaactgcccgagttacatcagttacacacaatccctccatcagtgctcagactgtctgtaataggctgaggctggactgagggcttgtagacctgttgtaaggcaggtcctcaccagacatcaccggcaacaacgtcccctatgggcacaaaccacagtcgctggaccagacaggactggcaaaaagtgttcttcactgacaGGTGGCGGTCTTGTCTCACCAGGGGCAATGGTTAGATTTGCGTTGAtcttcgaaggaatgagcgttacaccgaggcctgtactctgaagCTGGATCGTTTTGGAGGTGGAGGGCcggtcatggtctggggcggtgtgtgacagcatcatcggactgagcttgttgtcattgcaggcaatctcaacgctgtgcgttacagggaagacatcatcctccctcatgtggcacccttcctgcaggctcatcctgacatgaccctccagcatgacaatgccaccagccatactgctcgttctgtgcgttaTTTCCTGCAAAACAGGAATGTCAGCCATGCCAGTGaaaagcccggatctcaatcccattgagcacgtctgggacttgatgggtcggagggtgagggctagggccattccccccagaaatgtccaggaacttgcaggtgccttggtggaagagtggggtaacatctcacagcaagaactggcaaatctggtgccgtccataaggaggagatgcactgcagtacttaatgcagctggtgaccacgccagatactgactgttacttttgattttgaccccccctttgttcagggacacattgttccatttctgttagtcacatgtctgtggaacttgttcagttgtttatgtctcagttgttgaatcttgttatgttcatacaaatatttgcacctgttaagtttgctgaacataaacgcagttgacagtgagaggacgtttctttttttgctgtgcTTATAACAGTATCATTCAAAGTATGGTCAGTGCTGTGGCCTAACAGCCTTAGAAATATTTTTGTGATACGTGGCTGTCATTTATGTGCAGTATAAATGTCTAGATTTCATGGGATGTCGGGTTTGTCAGGGTTATTAAGTTAGGAGTACTGGAGTTGTACTGCATCAACACTTTCATCAATTAAAACATTCCATACATGTGGTTCTCTCTTCTAAAATGTCATATAATCACGATATAAGCAATGTCATATCATGGAGAATCATAGGCTGTCCAAAATGTAAATCTTCAAGTGATTACttcaaggtaaaaaaataaataatcttcAAAGGATTCTTAAAAACTTTTactacagtgggctaaatcagggtcacacagagtgtttcttggtagtcttaaccaaatctactttgaaaaaagtatacacctcacacacatggttatgtgCTTAAAGAAAAGAAAACACCTGAAaaatgtcagatatagagttgaaatataTTACATTTGAGTTTGCATACCAATATAATAACACTGTATATactatacatcacagaagactgaaatataacaaaaccgtttgacatagaaacaccggattttcagcaggtttttataaataacgttaattaattatgaaattatgaaaaatatgaataccattccacccatgaggccactagggggcgatttggtcatttgactgcaggaaaggttATTAATCACTTAAcaacgtagacacacacacacactctctcaaccCCTtccgtttctctctgtctgtctctctctaaggaGGACACTGGTGGTGCTCTTGAAGAGCCACTGTATTGGAGgcagcagtgtgtctgtctgccagggAGCTTTGCTGATTCTCTAAAGTGAGTCTCAATTAAAAATGCATCCTCACATAGAGTCTTGTTAACCTAATTGGATTAACAAGGAGACTTTTGACAGGTCGCTGATTTCGCTGGGCACCACCAGCCAGGACTATGGTTGTAAAATTCTGTGAACTCTtcataaattccctggttttccagaaattctGGTTGGAGATTTCCAGATTCCGGGAATCCTGCAACCGGGATATCGGGAAAACCAGGGCATTTATTGAAAGTTCACGGGATTTTGCAGCCTTAGCCAGGACCCATAGATAGAGAACCACTGTGAACAGCAGACTCATATCTCCCACTAGTACACAGCTATCTATCTCATCACCTGACCAGGCCACAAATAAAGGCTTTTGATTCTATAAGGAGAACTGAAGTTTAGTCCTAGACACTTCTGCTCACATGCAAGGAGAGTGGGCCGGCCCATATATATGTGTGGCTGTTTCTGAAGTCAAAACTAGAACACATTAAGTTGCTTACGCCATTCTTGGAGTTACTTGAGTTGAGGTTTCCATTGAAAGACTTGTATACACCAGAGACAAATACCAGTCTCATTCTCTTTAAACAATGTGAAGACACTGATTTGATTTATCCAGTTGCAAGGCGAGACTATTAATACCAGTCCAAAAATACTTCATATTGCGTTTGAGACTGTTTGTGATCAAGAAAAGTTTTAGGAGATCAGAGAATACAAAACCTGCATGTAATTATCTAAAAAAAAGTGAGTGATCAAAAATGCGATGTAATTTAACGCCTAACTTGACGTGGGCCTACAGAGGCAAAACTATTGTGTAACTCATGGACTGATATCAAAGGGAGGCTTGTGTGAGATAGAGGTAGGTGACTTACCTATTCAGCATGAGTAACCATACATCCTGAACATCAACCCAATCCCAGCCAACAAGATACACTGTGCCCACTATGACACAGAGTCTGTTAACAAGGCTGTGGTATACAGGATGCCCAATAAAAGGGACATTAGATCCACAGGTCCAGCAGGGTGGCAGCCTGGCATGATGCCACAATGGCCTGAATGGGGATTGCCAGGACATTGCCAGGGTAGGGTCAGGTCCCTGTTTAGACCTGGTCTTCTCACCGTCCCCGGCCTCCACCACTGATTGTCCCCCTGGCCCAGATGGAATCAGGCTCACAGGGGCCACAGCAGACCCCCGGACTTAGGGCTGTCAGAGAGCGGTGTGTGGCGGCCTgggaggatggggggggggggataaagTGGTCTTTGTGCTCCACTTTCAGACAGGACAGTCAGACAATGTTACATAAGGAACCTCCTCACCCCTTAAAGGGTATTCTGAGGTGTTTGGGGGGTATGGGGGGGTTGGGGTAGGTTCCAACCCCTGTAGCGGAGGGCGTGGGTGGCGGTAATGAGAGATATTTGGCATTGCCAGGGGCAACAGGGTTGATGTTGGCTATCTGCCAAGTCTTTTGTTTCCTGGTTAGTTGGGATGCGTTGCCTACCTCCAAATGAAACGGGGGATTGTGATTGGCTATGACAGACAGTAAAGAGGACGGTGATTGTTTGTGACAGATTTTTAGCTCCCAGACAGTGTCTGCTGACACCGACAGAAGGATATAGGGGTGAAGGGTCAATGGTCAGGGTGGCCAGAGCAGTGAGATAAAgtgggaaagaggggagggaaagagggagggaaagggagggagggaaagagggagggaaagagagagggggaaatgggagggaacgagagggagggaaaatggaagggaaagagagggagggaaaaagcGAGGGAAAgagtgggagggaaagagagggggaaaagggagggaaagcgggagggagggaaagagagagggaaagagggagggagagagggagggaaagagagagggaaatgggagggaacgagagggagggaaaatgggagggaaagagagggagggaaaatgggagggaggaaaagggagggaaagcgggagggagggaaagagggagggaaagagagaaagcagttgagagagaaatggagagatagAGCGGATGGAGGCACAGAATAAGCGAGAGAGAGTATGGAGATGCCAAGAATGAGAGTGTGTGATAGGAGGATGGTGTCGTGAAAAAGATAAGCAGACGAAATGGCAGTTAGgtgagcatgagagagagagatgaacagcaAAGGATGATAGTCAAGTGAAAAGGATTGTgaggttgtgtgtgagagagtgagtgtgactGATCACTCGTTTCCATTGATTTTATAGTGAGCTCCCACTAAACAATCCTCAAGAGAGGACCTTCATACTGTGTatagacacacacgtacacacgtgtgcacgtataacacacacacacacacactatataacCATTATGAATAATGCATTAACCTTTTTCTCTTTACTCAATACCATTCATTAATATCGATGAAAGTGGATATGCATGAGTCTGCATTCAGCAGACTAACACCCCTGCACTGATTTCCACCTACCACTCTGCcactccctcaatctctctctctccttctctctctctataccttcctccctccatcacattaAACCTTTCATTTTTGTGCTCAACAGGTGGCAGGCTGGAGGAGGGATGGGTTGCCATGGCAACGGTCTTGCCCTCACTGTGCAGAGGGAGAGTTGATGCAGCGTCGCTAACCTAACAGatctgcacacaaacacacgcatgcacacgcactcacacaccaCAAGGACAAAACGCTAATACTCACATTTCCAGACATAAATATTCATTGCGTAAGAGCAAtgggtgtgtgtgcaggtgtgtagCTTACATAACACAAGTTTGTGTATGCCTggttgtgtgtatgcatgtgtgttatCAAAATGCAGAACAGGGAGCCTGTCCTCTCTCAGCATGCCCCTCCGGTGTCCATACTCTCCTCCTTTACCTTCCTGCTTCCTCCTGATTGGTTTAAGTCAGCGGTTCCCAACCAGAGGTAATAGGAACCctggggtacttggcctatccataGGGGGCACTTGAGACTCATGATACCATAAAATGCACACGAGGGGGTACCACAGGGAACCTCCAGGCAGAGCTAAATTCAGTTGGTGCTATACAGTAACTAAACGAGGTTGGGAGCCACTGATTTAAGTGATTAGCCTAATTAAAAATCAAGGATTCGATAAACTCCCGTCTTTCAAAGGCATCCAGGGATCACACAGTCCACATTTTAATCCAGCTATCAGTAATCTTATTATCCATTTTATGCTTGTTTTTCCTTTTGTTCTTTCTTGGGCTGGTTCAGCTGAATGTGCTTGTGTGGTGGATCTTTATTAATATATAAtaacatatgccatttagcagatgcttttatacAAAGTGTCTTACAGTCAcgcatgcatacattttacatacggGTGGTCCAGGGAATGGAACCCACTGTCCTCGTGTTGCAAGCACTGTGCTCTACCAACGGCGCAACAGAGGACCACCTCTTTGACAGGGGGAGGTGGGGGAATGAATACTAATAGGACAGGGCTCAACTATGGACGCCCGTCTCGGTGATGTAAAACGCTCCTCTCGCATTGCAGAGCACGGTTCGCTTTGTGGAGGAGACTAGATGTGCGCTGACACATTCGGAGGCGCGTGCACTGACATGAACTCACTGACACGCACACAGACTACTAGAAGGTGCAAGAACACAAAGATACACACTTATTCTTAACACTATCACAACCTATGggaatgctcacacacacacacacgtttaaacGGCTGGCCAGGTCAAGCCAACCCACACCTAT contains:
- the LOC118367514 gene encoding chondroitin sulfate proteoglycan 5-like isoform X7 encodes the protein MNGKEERFCTGCWRLLLLSSILVLHLIPLFVHGNTLGANVTELDTTANVTSLPSKVEEAAKVNDVVTKVTWISSSVSPIFTVTQRPGHMPRSEEEQGSGMLGEGVLPAEEEVVAPPRISPDSAETELLLPSNPRGTEEEEDEEEHTDPPWLNARDNVFDLDNHFQEGVANLATTTAPPPAAANPSRPDVLTVDFFDPASRGRGLDLAPPSPSSLAHELQGGDPTSWAMPDNYDYLTPYEDGASPTPDEYSYSTTTDTLDGDDDLRLTAGPPSRSRPRAPPGSGSFTPDKRLPSGGAAAAPEGPAAAPPALPVDGSDGAGGCRQGYVKQNGTCRSPCDTLPSYCFNGGQCYLLDGMGVFCRCNVQDYIWHKGSRCESVVTEFQVLCLTIGASALMVLLLFMIIVCFAKKLHVLKTENSKLRKRSSKYRPPSEQHNDNFSLSTIAEGSHPNFHADGRKDGPYPVTMEVTYPHVLPEVTI
- the LOC118367514 gene encoding chondroitin sulfate proteoglycan 5-like isoform X6, whose translation is MNGKEERFCTGCWRLLLLSSILVLHLIPLFVHGNTLGANVTELDTTANVTSLPSKVEEAAKVNDVVTKVTWISSSVSPIFTVTQRPGHMPRSEEEQGSGMLGEGVLPAEEEVVAPPRISPDSAETELLLPSNPRGTEEEEDEEEHTDPPWLNARDNVFDLDNHFQEGVANLATTTAPPPAAANPSRPDVLTVDFFDPASRGRGLDLAPPSPSSLAHELQGGDPTSWAMPDNYDYLTPYEDGASPTPDEYSYSTTTDTLDGDDDLRLTAGPPSRSRPRAPPGSGSFTPDKRLPSGGAAAAPEGPAAAPPALPVDGSDGAGGCRQGYVKQNGTCRSPCDTLPSYCFNGGQCYLLDGMGVFCRCNVQDYIWHKGSRCESVVTEFQVLCLTIGASALMVLLLFMIIVCFAKKLHVLKTENSKLRKRSKYRPPSEQHNDNFSLSTIAEGSHPNDDPNAQNKLEDPVKAPVPKEDDSLNIHNSLTPKHENHKVLGEENSSEVNSLQNNMM
- the LOC118367514 gene encoding chondroitin sulfate proteoglycan 5-like isoform X4 encodes the protein MNGKEERFCTGCWRLLLLSSILVLHLIPLFVHGNTLGANVTELDTTANVTSLPSKVEEAAKVNDVVTKVTWISSSVSPIFTVTQRPGHMPRSEEEQGSGMLGEGVLPAEEEVVAPPRISPDSAETELLLPSNPRGTEEEEDEEEHTDPPWLNARDNVFDLDNHFQEGVANLATTTAPPPAAANPSRPDVLTVDFFDPASRGRGLDLAPPSPSSLAHELQGGDPTSWAMPDNYDYLTPYEDGASPTPDEYSYSTTTDTLDGDDDLRLTAGPPSRSRPRAPPGSGSFTPDKRLPSGGAAAAPEGPAAAPPALPVDGSDGAGGCRQGYVKQNGTCRSPCDTLPSYCFNGGQCYLLDGMGVFCRCNVQDYIWHKGSRCESVVTEFQVLCLTIGASALMVLLLFMIIVCFAKKLHVLKTENSKLRKRSKYRPPSEQHNDNFSLSTIAEGSHPNKTMSRYTWECKTKEEPDSEDDPNAQNKLEDPVKAPVPKEDDSLNIHNSLTPKHENHKVLGEENSSEVNSLQNNMM
- the LOC118367514 gene encoding chondroitin sulfate proteoglycan 5-like isoform X2, which translates into the protein MNGKEERFCTGCWRLLLLSSILVLHLIPLFVHGNTLGANVTELDTTANVTSLPSKVEEAAKVNDVVTKVTWISSSVSPIFTVTQRPGHMPRSEEEQGSGMLGEGVLPAEEEVVAPPRISPDSAETELLLPSNPRGTEEEEDEEEHTDPPWLNARDNVFDLDNHFQEGVANLATTTAPPPAAANPSRPDVLTVDFFDPASRGRGLDLAPPSPSSLAHELQGGDPTSWAMPDNYDYLTPYEDGASPTPDEYSYSTTTDTLDGDDDLRLTAGPPSRSRPRAPPGSGSFTPDKRLPSGGAAAAPEGPAAAPPALPVDGSDGAGGCRQGYVKQNGTCRSPCDTLPSYCFNGGQCYLLDGMGVFCRCNVQDYIWHKGSRCESVVTEFQVLCLTIGASALMVLLLFMIIVCFAKKLHVLKTENSKLRKRSKYRPPSEQHNDNFSLSTIAEGSHPNVRKLCDTPPNVPHARALAYYDNIICQDDPNAQNKLEDPVKAPVPKEDDSLNIHNSLTPKHENHKVLGEENSSEVNSLQNNMM